The following DNA comes from Kaistia sp. 32K.
CGAGCCGGTCAGAGGCCAGCGCTGCAGCTGCTCTTCTGTGCGGCCATCGCGCAGGCTGGTCAGGAACAGTGTTTTCAGGTCCGGGCCGCCGAAGGCCGGCATGGTCGGCGCAGCGGCCGGCACGTCATAGCTCGCCAGCAGTTCGCCCTCAGGCGAGAAGCGGTTCAGCTTGGCGCCGGAGACGCCGGCGCTCCAATAGTTGCCCTCGGCATCGGTCGCGCCGCCATCCGGCCGGCCGATCGTGTCGTCGAGCACGGCGATGCGCTTGCGATCGCTGATCTCGCCGGTCGCGGGATCGAAGGCCCAGCGATCGATCCAGGGGCCGCGCGAATCGGAATGGAACATCGTCCGCCCGTCCGGCGAGAAGGCGAGGCCGTTCGAGACCATCAGCCCGTCGATCTTCTTCTCGACCGTGCCGTCCGGCGAGACGCGATAGAGCGCGCAGACCGGCTGGCGATTCGCGTCCATGGTGCCGACCCAGAAGCAGCCATCCGGCCCGACCTTGCCGTCGTTCAGACGCGTATCCGGCATGTCGGCCTCGATCTCGGCCAGCGTCGTGCTCTCGCCCGTCTCGGGATCGAAGATCACGACGCTGTCGCGCAGCGCCACGACGAAGCGGCCGCTCTCGGTCAGGCCGAACGAGCCGACGACCGTCGGGAAGCGCCACACCTTCGTATCGCCCGTCGCGAGATCGACGGCATGGATCGCCTTGTCCGGGATGTCGCAATAGAGCAGCCGGTTGTTGCGGTCGTCATAGACGGCGCTCTCGGCCAGCTGGTGCAGGGTGGGAACAAGCGGGCGAAGGCCGAGATCCGTCATGAATGAGCTCCTGATGATGCGAGGGCGCAACCATCGCATGCGGCGCTTCCCGCGTCGACCGCTCCAGGGCCGGCTGTGACGGCGGAAACACAGGTCAATTGTCATCTCTTCCGGCAATCGCGGCCCGATTCTGCAACCAACCTGTCAAATTGGGTCGCCAAATCGCAACGAATATGTAATAAGAAATTACAAGTTGAGCTGGAGAACCCCGATGAAGACCGATGCCGTCACGCCTGCCGATCTCGCGCGCTCCGTCCTCTCGGTACCGCCCCTGCCGCGCGGCGCGGATGGCGCAATTCATGAGGGCGAGACGCGCCGCCTGGTCGACTGGCTGCACGCCGGCGGCGTCACGACCTACATGTTCGGCGGCAACGCCAACCTCTACAATATCGGCGTCGGCGAGTTCGCGACGCTGCTGGACGTCCTGGAGCGAGTTTCGCCCGCCGACGGCTGGGTGATCCCCTCGATCGGCGCCGACTACGGCAAGGCCTGCGACCAGGTCGACTTGCTGCGCGAGCGCGCCTTCCCGACCGCCATGCTGCTGCCCCTCACCTTCCCGGCCACGCCCGCCGGCGTCGCCACGGGCCTGCGCAAGCTCGCCGACCGCTATGGCAAGCCGCTGATCGCCTATGTGAAGAACGAGGGTTATATCGGGGCGCGCGATCTTGCCGCGCTGATCGCCGACGGCGCGGTGTGCACCGTCAAATACGCCGTGGTCCGCAAGGATCCGGCCGAGGATCCGCTGCTCTCCGAGCTGCTCTCGGCGACGGGATCGGGCGAGCGGATCATCAGCGGCATCGGCGAACGGCCGGTGATCGACCACGTCACGCGTTTCGGCCTCAACGCCTTCACCTCCGGCTCGGTCTGCGTCGCGCCGCATCTCTCGACCGCGATCCTCAAGGCGCTGAAGCGCGGCGACACGGCCGAGGCGGCAGCCTTGCGCGAACACTTCATCCCGCTCGAGGATCTCCGCGACCGGCATTCGCCGATCCGCGTGCTGCATGCCGCGGTGAAGGAGGCCGGCATCGCCGAGACCGGGCCGATGTCCGAATTCCTCAGCAACCTCGACGACCCGGCGCTCCTGGCCGAAATCCGCGCCGCCGCCGAGACCCTGCGCGCCAGGAGCCTTGAGCGGGCCGAGACAAGCGCCGTAGGCTGAACGGAGAAACGGGCCGGCGCGGGAGACCTAAGGATGCCCTATCACCGCGTTCTCCTGACCGGCGCCGCCGGCCAGCTCGGCCGCGAATTGCGGACGCGGCTCGCGGGCCGCTTTCCCGTCCTCCGCCTTTCCGACATCGCCGAGATGGCGCCGGCCGGTCCCGGCGAGGAGGTCATCCGCTGCGATCTCGCCGATGCCGCCGCCGTGGCCGAGCTCTGCCGCGACGTCGACGCGATCCTGCATTTCGGCGGGCAATCGACGGAGGCGGACTGGGACACGGTCCTCGCCGCCAACATCGCCGGCAGCTTCCATCTCTGGGAGGGCGCGCGGCAGGCCGGAGTTCGGCGCATCGTCTTCGCCAGCTCGAACCACGCGATCGGTATGCAACGCCGCTCGTCGCGGCTCGACCACACGGCGCGGGCAGCGCCCGACAGCCGCTACGGCCTCTCCAAGGCGTTCGGCGAGGATCTCGCCGCGCTCTATGCCTACAAGCACGGCATCGCCGCGCTTTGCATCCGCATCGGCTCGTCCTATGCCGAGCCGGCCGACGCGCGGCAGCTTTCGACCTGGATGTCGTTCGACGACCTCGTCCGGATGATCGAGGTCGGACTTGCGGCCGACTACACCTACGAGATTGTCTACGGCGTCTCCGACAATACCAGCTCGTTCTGGGACAATTCGAATGCCGAGCGGCTCGGCTACCATCCCGCCGACAGCGCCGATCGCTTCATCGACGCGCTGAGAGACAGGCGAAGCGACGACCCGACCGCCGAGCGGACCCAGGGCGGCAGCTTCGCCAGCGTCGACTTCGACGGAGACCCGGACGCCCTGCCCTGAACGCGTCGGGCCCGGAGCCGTCACATGCCAGGCTCCCCACCCGTCAAGCGCGCCCACCGCCAGCACCATGCGCCGGATATTCTGCACATGCCGCAACGCGATGTCGCGTTGCAACAAGTTGAAATCATACCAAGTTTCGAACCATTTAAGTCTTGTGCGGCGCAACAACACAATTTACGGGCCGATTTTTTGCCTGTTGCCGCTGAGGAGCGACCCTCAAAATCGCGACAACTTGCGTCAGGCGACCGTTGCGGGGCCTTGATGGCTTGCCTATGCTTCCCTCATCTCGGACCGACGCTGAGCGTCCCGAGTTGGCTATTGGGGAGGATAGTTATGAAGAAGATTCTGACGACGCTTGCGCTTGGCGCATCGGTCTCGCTGATCGCCACCGCGGCGTATGCCCAGGGTGGTGGCAGCCTCGGCAAGGCCGTTGGCGGCTATTCGTTCGAGGACGCCGCCAAGGAAGCGCCGACGACCAAGGATTTCCATTCCAAGGACGGCAAGCTCACTTTCGCGATCGTCACCCATACCGCCGGCAACGGCTTCTTCGATCCGACCTATGTCGGCGCCCAGGTCGCGGCCAACGCCTTCGGCATCAACCTGATCAAGCTCGGTTCGGAAGCGCCGGTCGACGACATTCCGCGCGAGATCGAGATCCTCAACCAGGTCATCAACGACCCGACGATCGACGGCCTGATCATGACGACGCCGCAGTCGGGCGCCTATGACGACATCGTCAGAAAGGCCTTCGCCAACGGCATCCCGGTCGCCACCACCAACTCGTTCGACCCGAAGATCGCCAACCGCTCGCAGATCAGCCATACTGGCCAGCTCTCGACGGCCGCCGCGATCGGCGGCGAAGCGCTCGCCAAATGCGTCATCGACAGTGGCGCCAAGGGCGGCTCGATCATCTTCCCGTCGACGACCACGCTCGGCAACGAGGAAGTGAACCGCCGCGTCACGGCCGCCTTCGAAGCCGCCGTCAAGGTGCTCAACGACGCCGGTCGCCTGGCTGACTTCAAGGTCGACGCCGGTCCGGAGAACATCGGCATCGACGTCAACAAGGACGACATCACCAACTCGGTCGTCTCGCTGATCGAATCGCGCGGCGACGTCGTCGGCGCCTTCGCCGCCAACGGCTTCGTCACGCCGGCGCTCGGCGACGCGGTCGCCCAGCTGAAGCAAAACGGCAAGATCTGCGCCTTCGGCTTCGACCTCGGACCGAAGCAGCAGGAGCAGATCCGCACCGGCGCGCTCACCGGCTCGCTCGGCCAGCAGCCCTTCCTGCAGGGCTTCTGGCCCGTCGCCCAGCTCTACCTCCAGATCGACCGCGGCGTCTCCGCCGCCAATCTCGACACGAGCGCGCAGCTCGTGACGAAGGACACGGTCGACCTGGTCGGCAAGCGCTTCGAAAACTGAGCCAGATTCCGCCTGCCCTTCGCGAGAGGGGCAGGCGGACGACGCGACCGCCTCTCCGTCACCGCCGTCTCACCCCCGGCGAGCCGAGGGGCGTGACGCGGCATGGGGCCGACCGGCTCGTTTCGACGCAAAGACATATGCCCATGACATCGACGACCCTTGCTCCACCCCGCAGACGCCTGCCGCTCGAATTGATCGGAGGCTGGGAAGTCGGCCTGCTGATCTTCATGGTGCTGCTCTACATCGCGGGCGTCTTCATCAATCCCAAGTTCTTCGGCCAGACCGACGCCATCTCGGCGATCCTGCGTGACACGGCGCGCTATGGCGTCATGGCGGCCGGGATGACCTTCGTCATCATCAACAAGGACCTCGACCTCTCGGTCGGCTCGACTTTCGGCCTGGTCGCGACGGTGTTCTCGCTGGCCTTCTCGACATCCTATTACGACCTCGGCATCGTGCCGTCGCTCCTCGCCGCCATCGCCGTCGGGCTCGGCGTCGGGCTGATCAACGGCTTCTTCGTCACGGTCCTGCGCGTTCCCTCCTTCATCACGACGCTGACGATGCTGTTCATCGGACGCGGTTTTGTGCTGGGGCTGACGGGCGGCAAGACCGTCTCCTACAGCGAGAAGGCGCTGACGGCGCCCTGGTTCTTCCAGATCGGCGAGACCAACGCCTTCGGCTTCAACAACCAGATCCTGATCTTCGCGCTGGTGACGGCCGTCGGCATGTACGTGCTCGCCAAGACGCGCTGGGGCTACGAGACCTATGCGACGGGCGGCAACGAGCTGGCGGCGACCTATGCCGGCATCCCGACCCGGCGCGTCCGCATGCGCGCCTATGTGCTGTCGGCGCTCGCCGCCACGCTCGCCGGCCTGATGAGCGTCGCGCAGGACAAGGGCATCACCTCGCAATATGGCCAGGGCGCGGAACTGATCGTCATCGCGTCGGTCATCGTCGGCGGCGCCTCGATCCTCGGCGGCCGCGGCCGCCTGCTCGGCGGCGCGCTCGGCGCCATTCTCGTCACGCTGATCGACAAGGTGCTGCGCGAGGGCATCCCGATGAGCCGAACCGTCAAGGTCGGCGACGTCGAGATGCAGGTGCAAGGCATGGCGCAGCTGCCGCCCGGCGCCGTCCCGGCCTTCCTCGGCCTGATCCTGCTGATCTCGGTGCTGATCGAGCCCTGGATCATCCGCCGCAACGTCTTCCCGCGCCTCTGGGCGCGGGTGCGGGGCAAGCCCCTGCCCCCGATCATCGAGATCGGCGGCGTCGCCATCGAGGGCGCGCAGACCAAGGGCTCGTCCGCCTCGGACCGCTCGATGAAGGCGCGCGGCCCGATCGGCCACTTCCTCGCCCGGCGCGACGCGGCGGCGATCATCCTCGCCGTCGTGCTCTGGTGCGTCGGCCTCTATCTCCGGCCCGATTTCTGGGGCTCGCTCGACAACACCTTCAACCTGATGCTGTCCTTCACCGAAGTCGGCCTGCTGTCGATCGGCATGACCTATGTCATCGCCAATGCCGACATCGACCTGTCGGTCGGTTCGGTGCTGGCGCTGTCGGCCGCGACCTGCGCTTTCCTGATGAAACAGATGGGCTTCGACCCGATGAGCGCGGCCTTCATCGCGCTGGTGGCCGGCGCCGCGGCCGGCTTCATCAACGCACTGCTGACGGTGAGCTTCGGCCTGCCCGCCTTCGTCGCGACGCTCGGCATGTTCTACATGGCGCGCGGCATCGGCGCCTGGCTGACGGCCGGCCGCCAGCTCTCCTCCTTCCCGGAGGCGTTCAACCTGATCGGCCGCAAGCTGATCGACGCGCTCGCCTATTTCAAGGTCGCGCCGGCGCGGGGAACCCTGCTCTACGACATCGCCGCCGCCGTCAGCGTGCAGACGCTCTTCATGATCGTCGTCGCGATCCTTGCCGGCATCGTGCTCGCCAAGACGCCGTTCGGCCAGATGGTCTACGCCACCGGCGGCAACCGCCGCGCAGCCGACTATGCCGGCATCAACACGGCGCGGGTGCGGGCGATCAGCCTGGTGTTCTCGGCGCTCTGCGCCGCGTTCGCCGGCGTGATCTACGTCGCCTTCCTGCGCTCGTTCAATCCGTCGGCCGGGCAGCTGCGCGAGCTCGACGCGATCGCCGCCGTCATCATCGGCGGTGGCTCGATCTTCGGCGGCTACGGCACGGTGCTCGGGGCGCTCGCCGGCGCGGCGGTGATCGCGCTGATCCGCGCGCTGCTGTCGCTGCAATTGATCCTCGGCAACGGCCAGTCTTTCGTGATGCCGCAGCACTGGGTCAACGTCTTCATCGGTCTCATCCTCGTCATCGCCGTCGTCGGCGACATCTGGTTCCGGCAGGGCGATCTCGCCGGCTCGATCCGTCGCCGCCTTTCCCGAAAATCCGGGGCTACCCCCGAAACAGCGCACGTCTGAGAACGCCCATGTCAGAAACCAAGGCTGCCACCCCGATCGTCGAGATGCGCCACATCTCGAAGGCCTTCGGCCCCGTCCAGGCCCTCAAGGATATCAATTTGACGCTCGGCGAGGGCGAGATCCTCGGCCTCGTCGGCGACAACTCGGCCGGCAAGTCGACGCTGATGAAGGTGATGACCGGCGCCTATCAGCGCGATTCCGGCGAGGTGCTGGTCTCGGGCAAGCCGACCCACTTCAAGAACCCGCATGAAAGCCGCGAAGAGGGGATCGAGATGATCTACCAGGACTTCGCGCTCTGCGGGAACATGGACATCGCCCAGAACATCTTCCTCGGCCGCTGGCCGAAGAAGGGCCTCTTCGTCGATCGCAACCGCATGTATGCGGAAGCCGACGAGGTGCTGAAGCGGCTGAAGGTGGACGTGAACTCCGTCTTCCAGAAGGTCGAGAGCCTGTCCGGCGGCCGCCAGCAATCCGTCGCCATCGCCCGCGCCATCTCGTTCAACCCGCGCGTCGTCGTGCTCGACGAGCCGACCGCCAACCTCTCCGTCATGGCGACCGAACGCCTGCTCGAGACCATGTCGGAACTGAAGCGCCAAGGCGTCGCGCAGATCATCATCTCGCATCGCCTGACCGACATCTTCGAGGTCGGAGACCGCATCATGGTGATGAAGCGCGGCCAGAATGTCGGCGATCGCTACATCCAGCACACGACCGAGCAGGAGGTGCTGGAACTGATCGTCTCGGGCACGCCGGAAGCGGCACTGACCGCCGACCAGGCGCTGGCGGCGCGCGCCGCCTAGCCCATTCCGAGCGCGGCGAAGGCCTGCCGCAACGGCCGGTTCGTGGGCGATTGTTGAGCTGCCTGACGATCCATATGACGAAGATTTGATCAGGGCGCGGTGCGCTCGGCGCCGCGTCTTTTGGTTCACATTCTGTCGAATCCGCGCAACAGGACGCGATATTCGCGTCCTGCGCGTATCGAAAGCATGGCGTTCTACCATGCTGCATCCCTTGCAAATCGCCTTAGCCGGGCGCATGTCTCGCTCGTCATCGCCCGAAGACGAAAGCATGCCCCCCATGAATCATCAGGGCCCCGCCCATCACGGCACGCCGGCAACCGCCGCCGCGCCGATTTACGACGACTCGTTCGAGCTGCAGTTTTCGCCCAACATGCTGGCGAAGCTGGAGACGCGCCGTTCGGTGCCGATGCGCGCCTTCGATCCGGCGCCGATCCCCGTCGACCATCTCGACCGCATCCTCCGCATCGCCGCACGCGCGCCCGACCACGGCCGTCTGGCGCCCTGGCGCTTCATCGTCATCGAGGGCGAGGCGCGCCGGTTGTCCGGCGAGCGCTTCGATGCGCTCTATGCCGCCCGCACGCCCGATCTCGATGCCTCGAAGCAGGACATGTGGACGCTCTACATGATGCGCTCCCCGGTCACGGTCGTGCTCGTCAGCCGCCCCGATCCGACGTCCAAGATTCCGGAATGGGACCAGATCCTCGGCTCCGGCGCCGTCGGCATGAACCTGATCCATGCCGCCTCCGCGCATGGCTACGCGACGCAGTGGCTGCTGAAATGGCCGGGTCGCGACGCCGAGGCCGCCGCCCTTCTCGGCGTGCGGGAAGATGAGCGCGTCGCCGGCTTCATCCATCTCGGCCGCCAGACGGAACGCCCGGCCGATCGGCTCCGCCCGGACCTCGAGACGATCGTCACGCGCTGGACTGGTTGACGATCACGGCCGGGGACGGCGGGACCTTCTGCGCCAGGCGCATTTCGCGCCGGAACGTGTAGACGCCCGTCGACACCACGATCAGCGTGCCGATCAGCGTCAGTGCGTCCGGCACGTCGCTCCACACCACATAGCCGATGATGACGGCGAAGATGATGCCGGCATAGCGGAAGGGCGCCACCACGGCCATGGCGCCGAGGCGCATGGCGAGGATCGACGAGCCGTAGCCGCAGACGAGCAGGACCGCGGCCGCTCCGAGCATCAGCCACTGCCCCGCCTCCGGCGCCGACCACTCCTCGACGATCGCGAGACCGGCGCCGGTCATCGTCACGGCGGCGGCAGTGACGGCGATCACCAGCAGGGTCGAAATGCCGGGCCTGAACTCCCGCGTCACCAGATCGCGCAGCGTGATGAAGGCCATCGAGGCCAGTGCCGCCAGCGAATAGATGTCGAAGCCCGACAGGCTCGGCCGCATGATCAGCATCACGCCGAAGAAACCGACGGCCACCGCCAGCCAGCGCCGCCAGCCGACCGGCTCCGCCAGGAAGACCGCTGCCGCGGCCGTCGTCATCAGCGGCACGATCTGGCCGATCGCCGTCACATTGGCGATCGGCATGTTGAAGAGCGCATAGAGATAGAGCAGCGTCGCGCCGATCTCGCCGACGGTGCGCCAGGCGACCAGCCCGTTGCAGACGGAACGCCAGTCCCGATAGGCGCCCGTCGCCAGCACGATGACGAAGATCACCGCGAAGGAAATGAGGCCGCGGATGAAGAGAATCTGCCCCGTCGGCAGGCCGTCGCTCGCCAGCTTGATCCAGGTGTCGTTGATGATGAAGGCGAGATTGGAGAGCACCATCATGATGATGCCGCGGGAATTGTCGGCCAGGGCGGGCATGGGACTTCAGGCAATGCGCGGCAGCGCGGCGCCGCAGATGATCCGGGTCGCAGCGGGTCGGCCGCGACAACGCCAGATTGATCAATAATCGGGCATGAAGCAACCGCGTCGCGGCGCTTTCACTCGATCAATACATGGAACGCAAGAAAAGCAGGGTCCGTCGAACGTAAAACGCCCGCTGCATCGCAGCAAATCCGGACCGGGGCGCTACGGCATCAGCCGCCCGTCATGCTCATGTGCCGGCCGACGGCGGGGCGGCGGTGCTCGCGATCGATGATGAAATCATGCCCCTTCGGCTTGCGGGTGATCGCCTCGTCGATCGCCGCCGAAAGCAGCGCATTGTGCTCGGAGGCGCGAAGCGGCGCGCGCAGGTCCGTCGCATCCTCCTGGCCGAGGCACATGAACAGCGTGCCGGTGCAGGTGACGCGGACGCGGTTGCAGCTCTCGCAGAAATTATGCGTCAGCGGCGTGATGAAGCCGAGCCGGCCGCCGGTCTCCGCGATTTCGACATAGCGCGCGGGGCCGCCGGTCTTGTACGGGATCTCGTTCAGCGTCCATGTCTCTTCGAGACGCGCCCGCACGGTCGAAAGCGGCAGATATTGCTCGGTCCGGTCGACGTCGACCTCGCCGAGCGGCATCGTCTCGATCAAGGTCAGGTCCATGCCGCGACCATGCGCGAAGCGGATCAGGTCGTCGATCTCATGCTCGTTGACGTCCTTAAGCGCGACGGCGTTGATCTTCACCTTGAGGCCGGCGGCCTGCGCGGCGTCCAGCCCTTCCATCACCTTGCCGAGATCGCCCCAGCGCGTGATCGCGCGGAAACGGGCGGGATCGAGCGTATCCATCGACACGTTGATACGGCGCACGCCGGCCTCCACCAGCTCGCCGGCGAAGCGATGGAGTTGCGAGCCATTGGTGGTGAGCGTCAGTTCGTCGAGCTGGCCGCTGTCGATATGCCGGCCGAGCGAGCGGATCAGCGACAGGATGTTGCGGCGGACGAGCGGCTCGCCACCGGTCAGGCGCAGGCGACGCACGCCCTTGGCGATGAAGGCGCTGCACAGCCGGTCCAGTTCCTCGAGCGACAGCACGTCCCGCTTCGGCAGGAAGGTCATGTCCTCGGCCATGCAATAGACGCAGCGGAAATCGCATCGGTCCGTCACCGAGAC
Coding sequences within:
- a CDS encoding DMT family transporter, with the translated sequence MPALADNSRGIIMMVLSNLAFIINDTWIKLASDGLPTGQILFIRGLISFAVIFVIVLATGAYRDWRSVCNGLVAWRTVGEIGATLLYLYALFNMPIANVTAIGQIVPLMTTAAAAVFLAEPVGWRRWLAVAVGFFGVMLIMRPSLSGFDIYSLAALASMAFITLRDLVTREFRPGISTLLVIAVTAAAVTMTGAGLAIVEEWSAPEAGQWLMLGAAAVLLVCGYGSSILAMRLGAMAVVAPFRYAGIIFAVIIGYVVWSDVPDALTLIGTLIVVSTGVYTFRREMRLAQKVPPSPAVIVNQSSA
- a CDS encoding ATP-binding cassette domain-containing protein, with amino-acid sequence MSETKAATPIVEMRHISKAFGPVQALKDINLTLGEGEILGLVGDNSAGKSTLMKVMTGAYQRDSGEVLVSGKPTHFKNPHESREEGIEMIYQDFALCGNMDIAQNIFLGRWPKKGLFVDRNRMYAEADEVLKRLKVDVNSVFQKVESLSGGRQQSVAIARAISFNPRVVVLDEPTANLSVMATERLLETMSELKRQGVAQIIISHRLTDIFEVGDRIMVMKRGQNVGDRYIQHTTEQEVLELIVSGTPEAALTADQALAARAA
- the moaA gene encoding GTP 3',8-cyclase MoaA, whose translation is MNQIVPMVAETKPMIDPFGRSITYLRVSVTDRCDFRCVYCMAEDMTFLPKRDVLSLEELDRLCSAFIAKGVRRLRLTGGEPLVRRNILSLIRSLGRHIDSGQLDELTLTTNGSQLHRFAGELVEAGVRRINVSMDTLDPARFRAITRWGDLGKVMEGLDAAQAAGLKVKINAVALKDVNEHEIDDLIRFAHGRGMDLTLIETMPLGEVDVDRTEQYLPLSTVRARLEETWTLNEIPYKTGGPARYVEIAETGGRLGFITPLTHNFCESCNRVRVTCTGTLFMCLGQEDATDLRAPLRASEHNALLSAAIDEAITRKPKGHDFIIDREHRRPAVGRHMSMTGG
- a CDS encoding nitroreductase produces the protein MPPMNHQGPAHHGTPATAAAPIYDDSFELQFSPNMLAKLETRRSVPMRAFDPAPIPVDHLDRILRIAARAPDHGRLAPWRFIVIEGEARRLSGERFDALYAARTPDLDASKQDMWTLYMMRSPVTVVLVSRPDPTSKIPEWDQILGSGAVGMNLIHAASAHGYATQWLLKWPGRDAEAAALLGVREDERVAGFIHLGRQTERPADRLRPDLETIVTRWTG
- a CDS encoding ABC transporter permease, whose protein sequence is MPMTSTTLAPPRRRLPLELIGGWEVGLLIFMVLLYIAGVFINPKFFGQTDAISAILRDTARYGVMAAGMTFVIINKDLDLSVGSTFGLVATVFSLAFSTSYYDLGIVPSLLAAIAVGLGVGLINGFFVTVLRVPSFITTLTMLFIGRGFVLGLTGGKTVSYSEKALTAPWFFQIGETNAFGFNNQILIFALVTAVGMYVLAKTRWGYETYATGGNELAATYAGIPTRRVRMRAYVLSALAATLAGLMSVAQDKGITSQYGQGAELIVIASVIVGGASILGGRGRLLGGALGAILVTLIDKVLREGIPMSRTVKVGDVEMQVQGMAQLPPGAVPAFLGLILLISVLIEPWIIRRNVFPRLWARVRGKPLPPIIEIGGVAIEGAQTKGSSASDRSMKARGPIGHFLARRDAAAIILAVVLWCVGLYLRPDFWGSLDNTFNLMLSFTEVGLLSIGMTYVIANADIDLSVGSVLALSAATCAFLMKQMGFDPMSAAFIALVAGAAAGFINALLTVSFGLPAFVATLGMFYMARGIGAWLTAGRQLSSFPEAFNLIGRKLIDALAYFKVAPARGTLLYDIAAAVSVQTLFMIVVAILAGIVLAKTPFGQMVYATGGNRRAADYAGINTARVRAISLVFSALCAAFAGVIYVAFLRSFNPSAGQLRELDAIAAVIIGGGSIFGGYGTVLGALAGAAVIALIRALLSLQLILGNGQSFVMPQHWVNVFIGLILVIAVVGDIWFRQGDLAGSIRRRLSRKSGATPETAHV
- a CDS encoding NAD(P)-dependent oxidoreductase, yielding MPYHRVLLTGAAGQLGRELRTRLAGRFPVLRLSDIAEMAPAGPGEEVIRCDLADAAAVAELCRDVDAILHFGGQSTEADWDTVLAANIAGSFHLWEGARQAGVRRIVFASSNHAIGMQRRSSRLDHTARAAPDSRYGLSKAFGEDLAALYAYKHGIAALCIRIGSSYAEPADARQLSTWMSFDDLVRMIEVGLAADYTYEIVYGVSDNTSSFWDNSNAERLGYHPADSADRFIDALRDRRSDDPTAERTQGGSFASVDFDGDPDALP
- a CDS encoding SMP-30/gluconolactonase/LRE family protein; translated protein: MTDLGLRPLVPTLHQLAESAVYDDRNNRLLYCDIPDKAIHAVDLATGDTKVWRFPTVVGSFGLTESGRFVVALRDSVVIFDPETGESTTLAEIEADMPDTRLNDGKVGPDGCFWVGTMDANRQPVCALYRVSPDGTVEKKIDGLMVSNGLAFSPDGRTMFHSDSRGPWIDRWAFDPATGEISDRKRIAVLDDTIGRPDGGATDAEGNYWSAGVSGAKLNRFSPEGELLASYDVPAAAPTMPAFGGPDLKTLFLTSLRDGRTEEQLQRWPLTGSVFIGESPVAGSPVSRFRDV
- a CDS encoding substrate-binding domain-containing protein; the protein is MKKILTTLALGASVSLIATAAYAQGGGSLGKAVGGYSFEDAAKEAPTTKDFHSKDGKLTFAIVTHTAGNGFFDPTYVGAQVAANAFGINLIKLGSEAPVDDIPREIEILNQVINDPTIDGLIMTTPQSGAYDDIVRKAFANGIPVATTNSFDPKIANRSQISHTGQLSTAAAIGGEALAKCVIDSGAKGGSIIFPSTTTLGNEEVNRRVTAAFEAAVKVLNDAGRLADFKVDAGPENIGIDVNKDDITNSVVSLIESRGDVVGAFAANGFVTPALGDAVAQLKQNGKICAFGFDLGPKQQEQIRTGALTGSLGQQPFLQGFWPVAQLYLQIDRGVSAANLDTSAQLVTKDTVDLVGKRFEN
- a CDS encoding dihydrodipicolinate synthase family protein; translated protein: MKTDAVTPADLARSVLSVPPLPRGADGAIHEGETRRLVDWLHAGGVTTYMFGGNANLYNIGVGEFATLLDVLERVSPADGWVIPSIGADYGKACDQVDLLRERAFPTAMLLPLTFPATPAGVATGLRKLADRYGKPLIAYVKNEGYIGARDLAALIADGAVCTVKYAVVRKDPAEDPLLSELLSATGSGERIISGIGERPVIDHVTRFGLNAFTSGSVCVAPHLSTAILKALKRGDTAEAAALREHFIPLEDLRDRHSPIRVLHAAVKEAGIAETGPMSEFLSNLDDPALLAEIRAAAETLRARSLERAETSAVG